Proteins from a genomic interval of Trichoderma breve strain T069 chromosome 2, whole genome shotgun sequence:
- a CDS encoding kelch motif domain-containing protein, with protein sequence MDNIGGTIKRRSTEVWQAAQNNMPTMPSMPAMPSLPNLPSLPAMPQFSFDAFRRQPQQEGLKGTWERIDLPPVPRSSHSLDIISGCAYIFGGEITPHEPVDNDIVVIRLPFSSAPADYFKIPAKPDHTIPVPAPIQDKGKKDGLDKPSKRAKAKAEDLGEELEEEESDSDNNDPTEESDQGEATPTTADKGKGRADKLGDVPSPRVGHATAVIGSRIFLYGGRGGPDMRPLDEGGRVWIFDTRTRLWTYLDPVPAVKGGSIVPHPAPRSYHSATATDRPRDFAPPPPTQPQTWQEWALGDTSKTGIPQDPIVGNVAENAIDEETSGYGTFFVHAGVLANGDRTSDLWAFDVHSRMWTELPAAPGPARSGTSICISKSRIFRFGGYDGQNEIGGQLDFLNLEVEMFDDRVTRGEVAVRARGSWQSILEAMPEASSHEIPSENVQVWPAPRSVSSLEAITFGGGTEYLVLTMGEASPSADGYNGAGKSHNDVWVFQVPPVGMTAASFTAAMFSAVGRKTGEGKWTKVTMGPYDDEVLEVPRGRGRLASAPMFDLEETGIVIWGGLDDMNRRRGEGWIMRLA encoded by the coding sequence ATGGACAATATCGGCGGCACCATCAAGCGCCGTTCGACGGAGGTATGGCAAGCTGCGCAGAACAACATGCCCACCATGCCCTCTATGCCGGCCATGCCTTCTTTGCCCAATCTCCCTTCTCTGCCGGCCATGCCACAGTTCTCGTTTGATGCTTTCCGAAGGCAACCCCAGCAGGAAGGCCTGAAAGGCACCTGGGAGCGCATTGATTTGCCCCCGGTTCCTCGTTCTTCCCACTCTCTTGACATCATCTCTGGCTGCGCCTACATCTTTGGTGGCGAGATCACCCCCCACGAACCCGTCGACAATGACATTGTTGTCATTCGCCTTCCCTTTAGCAGCGCTCCTGCCGACTACTTCAAAATCCCGGCCAAACCAGACCATACGATCCCTGTACCGGCACCGATTCAGGACAAGGGCAAAAAAGATGGATTGGATAAGCCTTCCAAAAGAGCCAAGGCCAAAGCTGAAGACCTTGGTGAAGAActcgaagaggaagagagtgACAGCGACAACAATGATCCCACTGAAGAGAGTGACCAAGGAGAAGCCACGCCGACAACAGCGGATAAGGGCAAAGGACGAGCTGACAAGTTGGGCGATGTCCCGTCACCACGAGTTGGGCATGCAACTGCCGTCATTGGGTCCCGCATCTTCTTGTACGGCGGCCGTGGTGGGCCAGATATGAGGCCTTTGGATGAAGGGGGCCGTGTCTGGATCTTTGATACCCGCACTCGACTTTGGACCTATCTCGACCCGGTCCCGGCTGTCAAGGGCGGATCCATCGTTCCTCATCCAGCACCACGAAGCTATCACAGTGCTACCGCGACGGATCGGCCCCGCGACTTtgcccctcccccgccaACCCAGCCTCAGACCTGGCAGGAGTGGGCGCTTGGTGATACCTCCAAGACGGGCATCCCTCAGGATCCCATTGTTGGCAACGTTGCCGAGAATGCAATTGACGAGGAGACGAGCGGTTACGGCACCTTCTTCGTGCATGCTGGTGTTCTAGCCAACGGCGACCGCACTAGTGACCTTTGGGCTTTCGACGTCCACTCACGCATGTGGACTGAACTGCCTGCAGCGCCAGGACCTGCCCGTAGCGGCACCTCCATCTGCATCAGCAAGAGTCGAATCTTCCGTTTTGGTGGATACGACGGACAGAATGAGATTGGAGGTCAGCTCGACTTTTTGAACCTCGAGGTTGAAATGTTTGATGACCGTGTTACTCGGGGCGAGGTGGCTGTTCGAGCCCGTGGTAGCTGGCAGTCTATCTTGGAGGCTATGCCCGAGGCTTCTTCTCATGAGATTCCTTCCGAGAATGTCCAGGTCTGGCCCGCACCGCGAAGTGTGTCTTctcttgaagccatcacctttggcggcggcaccgAGTATCTCGTCCTGACCATGGGTGAAGCCAGCCCGAGCGCGGACGGCTACAATGGCGCCGGCAAATCTCACAACGACGTGTGGGTATTCCAGGTTCCGCCGGTAGGCATGACCGCTGCAAGCTTCACGGCAGCCATGTTCTCAGCCGTGGGCCGCAAGACTGGCGAAGGCAAATGGACAAAGGTAACTATGGGGCCTTATGACGATGAGGTGCTGGAAGTGCCAAGGGGTCGGGGCAGGCTGGCCAGTGCCCCGATGTTCGACTTGGAAGAGACTGGAATTGTGATTTGGGGTGGCCTGGATGATATGAATAGGCGGCGCGGAGAGGGATGGATTATGCGACTTGCGTAA
- a CDS encoding thioredoxin-like [2Fe-2S] ferredoxin domain-containing protein, with protein MASKITPFLLRSGVRCASRVARPQARAFSITASRPSDTLQVHRNTPDNNPDLPFKFNAQNEKLIAEILKRYPAQYKKAAVMPLLDLGQRQHGFTSISVMNEVARLLEMPPMRVYEVASFYTMYNRTPVGKFFVQACTTTPCQLGGCGSDAIVKAITNHLGIKQGETTKDGLFTFIEVECLGACVNAPMIQINDDYYEDLTPETTVKLLDALKASAASVGGTAKAPVAGPLTGRKSCENSAGLTNLTSEPWGAEKTRSDL; from the exons ATGGCGAGCAAAATCACGCCCTTCCTCCTCCGCTCCGGCGTCCGCTGCGCATCGCGCGTCGCCCGCCCTCAGGCCCGCGCCTTTTCCATCACAGCCAGCCGGCCCAGCGACACCCTCCAAGTG caccgaAACACACCCGACAACAACCCCGACCTGCCCTTCAAGTTCAACGCCCAGAATGAGAAGCTCATCGCCGAGATCCTCAAGCGCTACCCTGCCCAGTACAAAAAGGCCGCCGTCATGCCCCTGCTCGACCTcggccagcgccagcacggcttcaccagcatcagcgtcATGAACGAGGTCGCCCGCCTGCTCGAGATGCCCCCCATGCGAGTCTACGAGGTCGCCTCCTTCTACACCATGTACAACCGCACCCCCGTGGGCAAGTTCTTTGTCCAGGCCTGCACAACG ACCCCCTGCCAGCTcggcggctgcggctccgacgccatcgtcaaggccatcaccaaccaccTCGGCATCAAGCAGGGCGAGACCACAAAGGACGgcctcttcaccttcatcgAAGTCGAGTGCCTCGGCGCCTGCGTCAACGCCCCCATGATCCAGATCAACGACGACTACTACGAGGACCTCACCCCCGAGACCACcgtcaagctgctcgacgccctcaaggcctccgccgcctccgtcgGCGGCACCGCCAAAGCCCCCGTCGCCGGGCCCCTTACCGGAAGGAAGTCGTGCGAGAACAGCGCGGGATTGACGAACCTGACATCAGAGCCGTGGGGTgcggagaagacgagatccGATTTGTAA